Proteins co-encoded in one Zootoca vivipara chromosome 3, rZooViv1.1, whole genome shotgun sequence genomic window:
- the LYPLAL1 gene encoding lysophospholipase-like protein 1 isoform X1 → MSVSEAEKWRQIAEQAQQELQQLSLQAQGELKAAKEETKKVQDDRLQLAEQVRALQEKEQQLRAVAVDLQNKLDAEKNKAGGAPQVQVLPGRRAGTLVSKFNGDPREFQGFETEIVYALELHHDEFPDDEHRVAFIVEHLTGAAREWLRPLIATRNPCMKNVKLFLEGLKTMYSSDSHMDQTKEELHNLRQGNMTVRAYWAKFTMLVHRLGWELESPPMQAAFYLGLHEEVKDELSRGPKPSNMDQLSKAALAVGVRQESRWSDKQATRAKRAWFPRSQEKPLPQQPFQATPGASQDQEPMQIDSARARAFQTPAAPRRKEGRGGNCFLCNSPQHLVRDCPHRREWQGKAGTVVPSPTDAAPQQGNGKAWLQETRGGSQAQSADNSPSPPTRTERSRASPPLPEQEWF, encoded by the coding sequence atgagcgtgtcagaggcggagaaatggcggcagatcgcggagcaagcccagcaagaactgcaacagctgtcgctgcaggcgcagggggaattgaaggcagctaaagaggagactaagaaggtccaggacgaccggctacaacttgcggaacaggtgagagcgcttcaggaaaaagagcagcaattaagggcggtggcggtagacctccaaaacaagctggatgcagagaaaaacaaggcgggaggggcaccccaagtccaagtgctgccaggaaggagagccgggaccctagtaagcaagttcaatggagacccgagggaatttcagggctttgagactgagattgtgtatgctcttgagctgcaccacgatgagttccctgatgatgagcacagggtagcgtttattgtggagcaccttaccggggcagccagggagtggctaagaccgttaattgcaacaaggaatccttgcatgaagaatgtcaaactatttctagaaggtttgaaaacgatgtattcgtccgatagtcatatggaccagactaaggaggaacttcataatttacgccaaggaaatatgacagttcgcgcgtattgggcgaaattcaccatgctggtgcacagattggggtgggaactagagtcccccccaatgcaagcggcgttctacttggggttgcatgaggaggtgaaggatgagctctcgagaggtccaaagcccagtaatatggatcagctgagcaaagcggctctggcggtgggggtgagacaggaatcccggtggagcgacaagcaagcaacgcgcgcaaagcgggcttggttcccacggtcgcaggagaagccactcccccaacaaccctttcaagccacgcctggggccagtcaggaccaggaacccatgcagattgatagcgcgcgcgcgcgggcttttcaaaccccagcggcgccaagacgcaaggagggaaggggtgggaattgctttctctgcaactccccccagcatctcgtcagagactgcccacatcgcagggagtggcaaggaaaggcgggaacggttgtgccctcccccactgacgcagcaccacagcagggaaacgggaaagcctggctgcaggagacaaggggcggcagccaggcacagtcagcagacaacagccccagcccacccacccgcacagagaggagcagagccagcccacccctcccagagcaggagtggttctag